CATGTGATTGAGAAAGCGCGGAATCTCGCGTGGATCATCCTGCAGATCGGCATCGAGCGTCACGATGCGCTCGCCGCGCGCCGCGTGAAAACCGGCGCTTAGCGCCGCGGCCTTGCCGAAGTTGCGGCGAAAGCGGATGCCGTGTACGCGCGGGTCCTCGCTGGCCAGGCGCGTGATGACTTCCCACGAGCCGTCCGTCGAGCCATCGTCGACGAAGATGATCTCGATATCGAGCTTCTCGGCCATCGCCACTTCGCTGATTTCGCGGTGCAGCGTGGCCAGGCTGTCGACCTCGTTCAATACCGGGATGACGGCCGACAACATGTTTGGCAAGGCTCAATTCGAGTTCAGGCGGGGATATATCAAGGACGCCGCTCGCCGGGCGCAACAACTCGCCGTCGAGGGCTCTTTTTTGGCGTGAGCGCCCGGCGGCTAGCGAGCCTTGGACGCCGCGTCGGGCGGCTGTTTGCCCATTGCGTATAGGATAATCGAAATCCCTACTTCCGACAGTAGCCAAACCAGCCGAGCGACGAGCGCACAGACGAGCGCCGGCCCTTTTCCCACGGCCGGAGCCAGCAATTCCAGCATCACCGCGTCGCGCACGACCAGGCCGGCCGGAATGAACGAGACGAAGCCGGCCACGATCGACAAGGCGGCGGCCGCGATCGACAGCGCGATTTCCGCCGGCGCTGCGTGCGATGCCTCGCCGTCGATCGCGCAGAGCGCGGCCCAAATGCTCAAGCCCACGAGCAACCACCCGCCGCCGATTTGCGCCCACGCCCCCGCGATACCGCGCAGTCCGAGATGATCGAGCCGGTCGACGGCCGCCGGCGCCGCGCGTTCGATGCCGGCCAGCCGCGCCAGCCGCTTGAAGATCCAAGGCACGGTGGGCGCACCGGCCACGATCATCAAGCCGGCCGAAAGAACGGTCCACTGCCAGCGATCGTGTCGCATCACGAGCAAGATGCCACCGGCGACAAAAGCGCCGACCGCCATCGTGGTCAGCGTCTCGTAAAAGATCGTGGCCGTGGAAACAGCGATACCCACGCCGTCGCGTCTTAGGAGCGCCGTGCGCAGCACGATCACCGTGGCCTTGCCGGGCACGTACTTGCCCAGGCTGCCGATATACCAGGCGCGGATCGTGCCTCCCATTGAGGCCGGCTGGCCGAACAAACCGAGCAGCCGGTGCCAGAAGAGCGCCTGGGGGAATAGCCCCGCCAGGTAAGCGGCTCCCGACACAACCAGCCAGCCAGGATTGAGCGAAGCGGCACTCCACGCGTGCTGTTCCAAGTCGGCCAGCGCCGAGCGAATCGTCCGCTGCATGCCCCACAGCACCGCCGCGACCAGCGCGATCTTGGCGGCGGCGATGA
This genomic interval from Pirellulales bacterium contains the following:
- a CDS encoding lysylphosphatidylglycerol synthase domain-containing protein, translated to MHQNRVKKFIIAAAKIALVAAVLWGMQRTIRSALADLEQHAWSAASLNPGWLVVSGAAYLAGLFPQALFWHRLLGLFGQPASMGGTIRAWYIGSLGKYVPGKATVIVLRTALLRRDGVGIAVSTATIFYETLTTMAVGAFVAGGILLVMRHDRWQWTVLSAGLMIVAGAPTVPWIFKRLARLAGIERAAPAAVDRLDHLGLRGIAGAWAQIGGGWLLVGLSIWAALCAIDGEASHAAPAEIALSIAAAALSIVAGFVSFIPAGLVVRDAVMLELLAPAVGKGPALVCALVARLVWLLSEVGISIILYAMGKQPPDAASKAR